CAGCTTCTTTCACCGTGCGTAAGATCTCTGATGGGGTTGGTGTTGAAAGGTTGTTCCCTATCCATTCTCCAAACATTGATTCAGTTGTACTGAACAAAGTTGGTAAAGTGAGAAGGGCTAAACTGTACTACCTGCGTGAGCGTCAGGGTAAAGCAGCACGTATTAAGGAAAAAAGGGTTTAGTACTAATACAGGAAATTAAT
This DNA window, taken from Chitinophaga niabensis, encodes the following:
- the rplS gene encoding 50S ribosomal protein L19, producing MNAISFVHEQLTAAKQFPKFKAGDNVTVNYKIQEGNKERIQSFKGDVVKVQGTGFTASFTVRKISDGVGVERLFPIHSPNIDSVVLNKVGKVRRAKLYYLRERQGKAARIKEKRV